A single genomic interval of Helianthus annuus cultivar XRQ/B chromosome 6, HanXRQr2.0-SUNRISE, whole genome shotgun sequence harbors:
- the LOC110944048 gene encoding uncharacterized protein LOC110944048 — protein MPTPHPDNDLIDKNDLIAQNINCENDKISDVSESSEEVIEREEDVCDEDYGGTKIGIGYSGDSYTTVNWFAWNCEKSNKTLKCVDLKSAFCDEKVVCEPPVFVPELKQNRFGKFLTEKIPEFVPSHTGMSESDKEPNEESSSEDSSTTTSEGGEGSSSEDRDSDFQSYQEWESSNDSETSVKDADKKVENLEPLGVQEPTTPNDSASLENQDPLEKDFHIDDCTSSDDESKTNENLGETKIKRSSEVVKHHVCEHAESSSKQSPPGVASHRTAKSQKPFKACFRCGKEGHVLKQCRERHDPDGKGNQYCFSGSKGKNHTSLKDQMKNFSSRSPHVKPVSHDSKIKRTNTSKPQSFPQGLKHKIISNFKSFTNKIFKPTQVWRVKPMVVKEINEGKDLVYREVSYFDERGQPKTTMAWVPLSN, from the coding sequence ATGCCAACTCCTCATCCTGACAacgatttaattgataaaaatgATTTGATTGCTCAAAATATCAACtgtgaaaatgataaaatttctgaCGTTTCTGAAAGCAGTGAAGAGGTGATTGAGCGTGAGGAGGATGTGTGCGATGAGGATTATGGTGGCACGAAAATAGGAATAGGgtattcaggcgacagttataCTACAGTTAACTGGTTCGCCTGGAACTGTGAGAAATCAAACAAAACTTTAAAATGTGTTGACTTAAAATCTGCTTTTTGTGATGAAAAAGTTGTGTGTGAACCTCCCGTGTTTGTTCCAGAATTGAAACAAAACAGATTCGGAAAATTCCTTACCGAGAAAATTCCAGAATTTGTTCCATCTCATACAGGTATGTCAGAGTCTGATAAGGAGCCAAATGAAGAAAGCAGTAGTGAAGACTCAAGCACCACAACTTCAGAAGGTGGCGAAGGAAGCTCAAGTGAGGATCGTGATTCAGATTTTCAATCATATCAAGAATGGGAAAGCTCAAATGACTCAGAAACTTCAGTAAAAGATGCTGATAAAAAGGTTGAAAACCTTGAACCATTGGGTGTTCAAGAACCAACGACCCCAAATGACTCTGCAAGTCTTGAAAATCAAGATCCATTGGAAAAAGACTTCCACATTGATGATTGCACGAGTTCAGATGATGAATCAAAGACAAATGAGAATCTTGGGGAGACAAAGATCAAAAGGTCATCTGAAGTTGTCAAACATCACGTTTGTGAACATGCTGAGTCAAGCTCAAAGCAATCCCCGCCCGGAGTTGCATCACACAGAACTGCAAAGTCTCAAAAGCCATTCAAGGCTTGTTTTAGGTGTGGAAAAGAAGGTCATGTGCTCAAACAATGCCGAGAGCGACACGATCCAGACGGTAAAGGCAACCAGTATTGCTTCTCTGGATCAAAAGGTAAAAATCACACATCTTTGAAAGATCAGATGAAAAACTTTTCATCCAGGTCTCCACATGTGAAGCCGGTTTCACATGATTCAAAGATAAAAAGGACCAACACATCAAAACCTCAATCTTTCCCTCAGGGTCTTAAACATAAAATTATTTCAAActttaaatcttttacaaacaaaatttttAAACCAACACAGGTTTGGCGAGTCAAACCAATGGTTGTAAAAGAAATCAATGAGGGAAAAGATTTGGTATATCGAGAGGTTTCTTATTTTGATGAAAGGGGACAACCCAAGACTACGATGGCTTGGGTTCCACTCTCTAACTGA